The proteins below are encoded in one region of Dioscorea cayenensis subsp. rotundata cultivar TDr96_F1 chromosome 18, TDr96_F1_v2_PseudoChromosome.rev07_lg8_w22 25.fasta, whole genome shotgun sequence:
- the LOC120282981 gene encoding putative receptor-like protein kinase At3g47110 yields the protein MAPPPPGSPLLGVSGKDPWLFEVPLAYKPTYLNVFADMHVNNLSDLFVGDHWDFDLINNILGDSLCSLVKSNCSVDWGGNNFWVWHPSPKKMKISSAIYHYLNHESKSALNWEGWHKLWSLRIAPRVKHFIWLLQHGRISTTDYLNSINLGPRSLCIFCNLELESIEHIFLDCCKVQSVWNLINHSLGCNISFPDFISTGCCKFEAESALDSEIKALGIALRSSLDYSSSFAVLGNPSLVEIPGRWNALAYALSATGANLHNLNLFLTGRDLPRKATRLSFISIYGNLISGTLPSSLFNLTSLYYLAMADNKFHGSLPSDMGVTLPNLQTALSGSIPVSFGALHELVWFNFGNNSLQVDQEVGMGFITSLTNCTSLQVLGLDSNQFRGMLPNSVANLSSRLIMLNLGSNQLYGTFPNGIENYANLTLLSLERNMFSGSIPVGIGKSSNLQKLFLYGNRFSGQIPSFIGNLTQLYELLLQENSLSGRIPYKLGSCKHLKLLNLSSNQLSGTILT from the exons ATGGCTCCTCCTCCCCCTGGTTCTCCTCTGCTAGGGGTGTCCGGCAAG GATCCTTGGCTCTTTGAGGTTCCACTAGCATATAAGCCCACCTACTTGAATGTCTTTGCCGATATGCATGTCAACAATTTATCTGACCTTTTTGTTGGCGATCATTGGGACTTTGATCTTATTAATAACATCTTAGGGGATAGTCTGTGTTCCCTGGTTAAGAGCAACTGCTCTGTTGACTGGGGTGGCAATAACTTTTGGGTCTGGCATCCTAGCcccaagaaaatgaaaatttcctCTGCTATTTATCATTATCTTAACCATGAATCTAAATCTGCTTTGAATTGGGAGGGCTGGCATAAACTCTGGTCCCTTCGTATAGCTCCGCGTGTTAAACATTTCATCTGGCTCTTGCAACATGGTAGAATCTCTACCACAGATTATCTCAACAGCATCAACCTTGGTCCTAgatcactttgtattttctgtaACCTTGAGCTGGAATCCATTGAACATATCTTTTTGGATTGTTGTAAAGTCCAATCGGTCTGGAATCTTATTAACCATTCATTGGGCTGCAACATTTCCTTCCCTGATTTCATATCCACTG GATGCTGCAAATTTGAAGCTGAATCAGCTCTGGACTCAGAAATTAAAGCGTTGGGTATTGCCCTCAGATCATCCCTTGACTATAGCTCGTCATTTGCC GTTTTGGGCAATCCCTCTCTGGTCGAGATTCCTGGGCGCTGGAATGCTCTTGCTTATGCTCTTTCCGCAACCGGTGCTAATCTTCACAACTTGAACCTCTTCCTGACTGGTCGTGATCTCCCGC GAAAAGCCACACGTCTGAGTTTCATTAGTATCTATGGGAATTTGATTTCTGGTACATTACCATCTTCATTGTTTAATCTTACATCACTGTACTATCTCGCCATGGCTGATAACAAGTTTCATGGAAGCCTTCCGAGTGACATGGGTGTTACTCTGCCTAATCTCCAA ACTGCATTAAGTGGGTCCATTCCTGTCAGTTTTGGAGCTCTCCATGAATTGGTTTGGTTCAACTTTGGCAATAACTCCCTGCAGGTTGACCAGGAAGTTGGCATGGGTTTCATCACTTCATTGACAAACTGCACTTCCCTACAAGTTTTGGGTCTGGATAGTAACCAATTCAGAGGTATGCTTCCTAACTCTGTAGCCAATCTTTCCTCTCGTCTCATCATGCTCAATCTTGGCTCGAACCAACTGTATGGGACTTTTCCAAATGGGATAGAAAACTATGCCAACTTAACATTACTGAGCTTAGAGAGAAACATGTTCAGTGGCAGCATCCCTGTTGGCATTGGCAAGTCCAGTAATTTGCAGAAGTTGTTCTTATATGGGAACAGATTTTCTGGGCAAATACCATCATTTATTGGGAATTTAACTCAATTGTATGAGTTACTTCTGCAAGAAAACAGTTTGAGTGGAAGGATACCGTACAAGCTAGGCAGCTGCAAGCATTTGAAGTTGCTGAATCTTTCCAGTAATCAACTCAGTGGAACAATACTCA CTTGA
- the LOC120281785 gene encoding probable LRR receptor-like serine/threonine-protein kinase At3g47570 gives MQELDLSSNNFSGFIPTFLEKFSYLQYLNLSFNDFEGAVPTEGVFRNASAFSVMGNRRLCGGISNLHLPSCFDHEFGKKEKHIIIILASIISALVLIVLILLAVFRRKLCITRRSKSLDRQLIDVGHIKVTYGELLRATSGFSSQNLIGIGGFGSVYKGFNVCGEPVVAVKVFNLTDQGASKSCMNECHALRHIRHRNLVKVITACSSVNFQGNEFMALVYEYMPNGNLDQWLL, from the coding sequence ATGCAAGAACTAGATCTTTCAAGCAATAATTTCTCTGGTTTTATACCAACATTTCTGGAAAAGTTCTCTTATCTGCAGTATCTAAACTTGTCTTTCAATGACTTCGAGGGTGCAGTGCCAACTGAAGGAGTTTTCAGAAATGCAAGTGCATTCTCAGTTATGGGTAATAGAAGACTCTGTGGAGGCATATCAAACCTTCACCTACCTTCATGCTTTGACCATGAAtttggaaagaaagaaaagcataTAATCATCATATTAGCAAGTATAATATCTGCTCTTGTCCTCATCGTGTTGATTTTACTAGCAGTTTTCCGCAGAAAGCTTTGCATCACAAGAAGATCAAAGTCATTAGACAGACAACTGATTGACGTAGGACACATCAAGGTTACATATGGAGAGCTCCTTCGAGCAACCAGTGGGTTCTCTTCACAAAACCTGATTGGCATTGGTGGATTTGGCTCTGTCTACAAGGGTTTTAATGTATGTGGTGAACCAGTTGTTGCAGTGAAAGTGTTCAACCTCACAGATCAAGGAGCTTCCAAGAGCTGCATGAATGAGTGCCATGCATTGAGACACATAAGACATAGAAACCTTGTCAAAGTTATCACAGCATGCTCTAGTGTGAATTTTCAAGGAAATGAATTCATGGCCCTGGTTTATGAGTACATGCCAAATGGAAATTTAGACCAGTGGTTGCTGTAA
- the LOC120282710 gene encoding uncharacterized protein LOC120282710 has product MLLSLKSWVFSANYHRDTLWRSIKATISIVLVFSVVFISYSAVSSSHYQWSCPHCDQYPDPFPVAIPGPTASPEPTNISHIVFGIGASSHTWHQRRGYSELWWRPGEMKGHVWLDEEPKRGSWSDTCPPYRVSANTSRYGARASASRIARIVAESFALGMENVRWFVMGDDDTVFFIENLVAVLGKYDHDQMWYIGAPSESVEQNLQHSYGTAFGGGGFAISYPAAAELAKVIDGCLDRYIYFYGSDERIRACLSELGVPLTREPGFHQVDLRGDAYGMLAAHPIAPLVSLHHLDDVHTVIPSQSTQMNAIRTLMDASRHDPARTLQQTFCYNREQGHNWSVSVSWGYTVQLYHWVVPPHDLEVPLQTFLTWRSSQNGPFVFNTRPFTVSNNCEPMLFFLDRVSERRKAQQVSVTEYTRHESSIDKGCDRAGFASASQVRSIRVVAPKMDPYEWQKAPRRHCCEARSKVSNEKIIDVWIRHCYPGEITSPP; this is encoded by the exons ATGTTACTTTCCTTGAAAAGCTGGGTTTTCTCGGCGAATTACCACCGGGACACTCTCTGGCGTTCAATCAAAGCAACCATCTCCATcgttttggttttctcggtcgTATTCATCTCCTACTCGGCCGTCAGCTCCAGCCATTACCAATGGTCATGTCCCCATTGCGACCAGTACCCGGACCCGTTCCCTGTTGCTATTCCAGGACCAACCGCTTCTCCCGAACCGACCAACATCTCCCACATCGTGTTCGGAATCGGTGCCTCATCACACACTTGGCACCAACGGCGCGGTTACAGCGAGCTTTGGTGGCGGCCGGGTGAGATGAAGGGGCATGTCTGGCTCGACGAGGAGCCCAAGCGTGGGTCGTGGTCAGACACATGCCCGCCTTACCGTGTTTCGGCAAACACGTCGAGATATGGTGCGCGGGCTTCGGCGTCCCGGATCGCGCGGATCGTGGCTGAATCCTTCGCGCTTGGGATGGAGAACGTGCGGTGGTTCGTGATGGGTGATGATGACACGGTGTTTTTCATCGAGAATTTGGTGGCCGTTCTGGGTAAGTATGACCATGACCAAATGTGGTACATCGGAGCACCGTCGGAGAGTGTGGAACAAAACCTTCAGCATTCGTATGGGACGGCGTTCGGCGGTGGTGGCTTCGCCATTAGTTATCCGGCGGCGGCGGAGCTTGCTAAAGTCATAGATGGGTGCTTGGATCGGTATATATACTTTTATGGCAGTGATGAAAGGATTCGGGCTTGCCTCAGTGAGCTCGGTGTTCCACTCACCAGAGAACCCGGATTTCATCAG GTGGACCTGCGCGGAGACGCTTATGGCATGCTGGCCGCACACCCAATAGCCCCATTAGTATCACTTCACCATCTAGACGACGTGCATACAGTGATACCAAGCCAATCAACTCAAATGAATGCGATCCGGACTCTAATGGACGCATCTCGTCATGACCCTGCCCGAACGCTGCAGCAAACCTTTTGCTACAACCGAGAACAAGGCCATAACTGGTCCGTCTCAGTGTCATGGGGTTACACGGTTCAATTGTATCACTGGGTCGTCCCGCCTCATGACCTGGAAGTTCCTCTCCAGACGTTCCTCACATGGAGATCATCCCAGAACGGGCCATTTGTTTTCAATACAAGACCTTTCACGGTGAGCAATAACTGTGAACCGATGTTGTTCTTTTTGGACCGTGTCAGCGAGAGGAGGAAAGCTCAACAAGTCAGTGTGACCGAGTACACGAGACACGAGAGTAGCATAGACAAAGGCTGTGACAGGGCTGGCTTTGCATCTGCATCGCAGGTGCGGTCCATTCGGGTGGTGGCGCCCAAGATGGACCCTTACGAGTGGCAAAAG GCACCAAGAAGGCATTGTTGTGAAGCTCGCTCAAAAGTGTCCAATGAGAAGATAATTGATGTTTGGATCAGGCATTGTTACCCTGGTGAGATAACATCTCCACCATAA